A stretch of the Argentina anserina chromosome 6, drPotAnse1.1, whole genome shotgun sequence genome encodes the following:
- the LOC126797420 gene encoding LOW QUALITY PROTEIN: F-box protein CPR1-like (The sequence of the model RefSeq protein was modified relative to this genomic sequence to represent the inferred CDS: deleted 2 bases in 1 codon; substituted 1 base at 1 genomic stop codon) has product MESVDSTTEENIPPTPIELLALVDYVTPIEPPAPVDYVTYGFGYDSTNDDYKFLRAMIRMDYTSEVRIYSLKSNSWKKIQNLPYSAFRNAYGISHLCERCSTLADGSQLDCNYXSELRSTTTFPFGAAMIHQTCRRIFVCFRNIFHTHMHDFWIMKDYGVAASWTRILTIDVSNMLCWHMPEFHLQYWKPFGPCLTNSLLV; this is encoded by the exons ATGGAATCCGTCGATTCAACGACTGAAGAGAATATTCCTCCCACACCGATCGAGCTTCTGGCCTTAGTGGATTATGTGACACCGATCGAGCCTCCGGCACCAGTGGATTATGTGACATACGGGTTCGGGTACGATTCCACCAATGACGACTACAAATTTTTAAGAGCTATGATACGAATGGATTATACTTCGGAAGTGAGAATCTATAGCCTGAAATCCAACTCATGGAAAAAGATCCAAAACTTGCCTTACTCCGCCTTTAGGAATGCGTACGGAATATCTCACCTTTGTGAACGGTGCTCTACATTGGCTGATGGATCGCAACTTGATTGTAACTATTGATC GGAGCTGAGAAGTACGACTACTTTCCCGTTTGGTGCGGCTATGATCCATCAAACTTGTCGAAGGATATTTGTGTGTTTCAGAAACATATTTCATACTCATATGCATGATTTTTGGATTATGAAAGATTATGGAGTGGCAGCATCTTGGACTCGGATATTAACTATTGATGTGAGTAATATGCTTTGTTGGCATATGCCTGAGTTTCATTTGCAGTATTGGAAACCATTTGGACCGTGTTTAACAAACTCCTTGCTGGTATAA